One Archangium violaceum genomic window, CTACCGCCTGCCCCGCGCGCATGGCTTCGGCCTGGACGTGGAGGAGGTGGCCGCCGCGAGGGACGCGCGCACCCGCGCCGTGCTCGTGGTGAACCCCGGCAACCCCACCGGGCACTACCTGCGCGAGGGCGAGCTGGAAGCCCTGGGCGGGTTGTGCGCGGAGGCCGGGCTGGCGCTCGTCTCGGACGAGGTGTTCTCCGACTTCGCCTGGGACGAGGAGCCGGGCCGGGTTCCCACGGTGGCCGGGCGCGAGCTGCCCATGCTCACCTTCTCCCTGTCGGGCCTGTCGAAGGTGGCGGGGCTGCCCGGCCTCAAGCTGGGGTGGACGCACGTGGGCGGGCCCGACGCGTTGCGTGACGAGGCCCTGGCCCGGTTGGAGCTGGTGGCGGACACGTACCTGCCGGTGAACACCCCCGTGCAGCTCGCCCTGCCCGGACTGCTGGCCCACGCGCCCCACTTCCAGGCGGCGCTGCTGGCACGGGTGAAGGAGAACCGGAGGCTGCTGCTCCAGGCCCGTCCGAGTGACGCCCTCTGGGACGTGGTGCCCGCCCAGGGAGGGTGGAGCACCGTGCTGCGCATTCCCCTGGAGCCCGGGGAGGAGGCCACGTGCCTGGCCCTGCTGGACGAGGGGGTGGTGGTGCAGCCGGGCTACTTCTACGACTTCACCCGCGGGGCCTTCCTGGTGCTGTCGCTGCTACCCCCACCGGACGTCTTCGCCGCGGCGCTGGAGCCGCTCGTGCGCGTGCTGGCCACGAGCGGGTAGGGGATGCCGGAGCGGGTCTAGGGTGCGGCCGGGGCGCCCACCAGCTCG contains:
- a CDS encoding pyridoxal phosphate-dependent aminotransferase, with translation MSGFSARTDFPRTWNPLARALAERRALGLPLLELTETNPTRVGLPAPEPALLQHPGALGYAPEPQGLLSAREAVATYLATRGARVSPEHLILSASTSESYGWLFKLLCEPGDNVLVPAPSYPLFEYLTRLEGVETRTYRLPRAHGFGLDVEEVAAARDARTRAVLVVNPGNPTGHYLREGELEALGGLCAEAGLALVSDEVFSDFAWDEEPGRVPTVAGRELPMLTFSLSGLSKVAGLPGLKLGWTHVGGPDALRDEALARLELVADTYLPVNTPVQLALPGLLAHAPHFQAALLARVKENRRLLLQARPSDALWDVVPAQGGWSTVLRIPLEPGEEATCLALLDEGVVVQPGYFYDFTRGAFLVLSLLPPPDVFAAALEPLVRVLATSG